One Methanobrevibacter sp. DNA segment encodes these proteins:
- the truA gene encoding tRNA pseudouridine(38-40) synthase TruA, producing MKRTALKIGYIGTNFHGFQRQPNLRTVEEELIYHLRKLDYIDDLKKSRFRIAGRTDAGVHSLGNVISFQSEKEVRVNEINNSLPDDIQILASAPVRYAFKPRYAQMRQYRYLLFQDLDVDKLNEVAEIFKGTHNFTNFTKRFQKTTTRTIDDIKISKVSLDDYHKKEFPNLHDTLSPIFVDIYGESFLWNMVRKMMRVFVDVATDKMDIGQVEKLLNPGEDEPRAYIKVMEPEYLILMDIQYDGIKFRYDDYACERFRRDLVDCLTDFQKKYAIRESIIKSLNDLH from the coding sequence ATGAAAAGAACAGCATTAAAAATCGGATATATCGGTACTAATTTTCATGGCTTTCAAAGACAGCCCAACTTAAGAACGGTTGAAGAGGAGTTAATATATCACCTGCGCAAGCTGGATTATATTGACGATTTAAAAAAGTCCAGATTCAGAATAGCAGGAAGAACTGATGCTGGAGTTCACAGTTTGGGTAATGTAATTAGTTTTCAGTCTGAAAAAGAGGTCAGGGTAAATGAAATAAACAATTCTCTGCCTGATGATATTCAGATTCTTGCAAGCGCTCCTGTAAGATATGCATTCAAACCGAGATATGCACAGATGAGACAATACAGGTACCTGCTGTTTCAGGATCTTGATGTTGACAAACTCAATGAGGTTGCTGAAATTTTTAAAGGAACCCACAACTTCACCAATTTCACAAAACGCTTTCAGAAAACCACCACAAGGACTATTGATGATATAAAAATTAGCAAGGTCAGTTTGGATGATTATCACAAAAAGGAATTCCCTAATCTGCATGATACACTTTCCCCTATTTTTGTTGATATTTATGGGGAGTCATTTTTATGGAACATGGTAAGAAAGATGATGAGGGTTTTTGTTGATGTGGCAACAGATAAGATGGATATTGGCCAGGTTGAAAAGCTGTTAAACCCCGGTGAAGACGAACCAAGAGCATATATTAAAGTTATGGAGCCGGAATACCTGATTTTGATGGACATTCAGTATGATGGGATAAAGTTCCGCTATGATGATTATGCATGTGAAAGATTCAGGCGTGATTTGGTTGATTGTCTAACTGATTTTCAAAAGAAGTACGCCATTCGTGAATCAATCATTAAAAGTTTGAATGACTTACATTAA
- a CDS encoding ABC transporter substrate-binding protein gives MDKKILIGGVVALVVIVAAAFAFMGGSADSDPTHLTVAAHSNIKEPEAGFNPLTGWGCGHQNYNPLVQSCLFKTGENGTMEPDLATDYSISSDGKTWTVNIRNDVKFSDNSTFDAEDVAFTFNTAKATESDLDLTNLENATAVNATTVEFNLVEPRSTFIYDLRYLGIVPSDSYDNNTYGENPIGTGPYVLDHWDKGQQAIFKINDNYYGEKPYFTQLTLLFPEESTWLELAKSNEIDVVPVATSALNQSVDGYQFIEKSAGRAQGVSLPYLPDNGDSYNGTYKIGNNVTSDKAIREALNVGVDRQKMCDEIFSGHATPEYTSVDTRDYANPDAKVNDSNVDEAKRILAEGGWNDTNGDGIVEKDGVKASFDLYYPPDYLDRQSLSTVFAEQAKEIGIEVNLVGADWDTIYQNMYCSAALMQQTSPDPYKSIYQQYHSKEADGFYMNPNLYNNTDSDNLMDEAMHSSDLSTANDLWSQSALVNGGGWGPAGDAPFVWLVNYDYNYFIKDGIDIGNQPDGLGNDVLINICDWTRTNSTA, from the coding sequence ATGGATAAAAAAATATTAATTGGTGGGGTTGTAGCTTTAGTGGTTATTGTTGCTGCAGCATTCGCATTTATGGGAGGTTCTGCTGACAGCGATCCTACTCATTTAACTGTAGCTGCTCACAGTAACATTAAAGAACCTGAAGCAGGTTTTAATCCTCTCACGGGTTGGGGATGCGGACACCAAAACTATAATCCTTTAGTACAAAGCTGTTTATTTAAAACAGGCGAAAATGGAACTATGGAACCGGACCTTGCTACTGATTACTCAATCAGCAGTGACGGAAAAACATGGACAGTAAATATAAGAAATGATGTTAAATTTTCAGATAATTCCACTTTTGATGCAGAAGATGTAGCATTTACATTCAACACTGCAAAAGCAACAGAATCTGATTTAGATTTAACCAATCTTGAAAATGCAACTGCAGTTAATGCTACCACAGTAGAATTTAATTTAGTTGAACCAAGATCAACTTTTATTTATGATTTAAGATATTTGGGTATTGTTCCTTCTGATTCATACGATAACAATACCTACGGTGAAAACCCAATCGGTACTGGACCTTATGTTTTAGACCACTGGGATAAAGGCCAACAAGCAATATTCAAAATCAACGATAATTACTATGGTGAAAAACCATACTTTACTCAATTAACCTTATTGTTCCCTGAAGAATCTACATGGTTAGAATTAGCTAAATCAAACGAAATTGATGTAGTGCCTGTTGCTACTTCAGCATTGAACCAATCTGTTGACGGATATCAATTCATTGAAAAATCAGCAGGTAGGGCACAGGGTGTATCTTTACCTTATCTCCCTGACAATGGTGATTCTTACAATGGTACCTATAAAATAGGAAACAATGTAACTTCCGATAAAGCAATCAGAGAAGCATTAAACGTTGGTGTTGATCGTCAAAAAATGTGTGATGAAATTTTCTCCGGACACGCTACTCCTGAATATACAAGTGTAGATACCAGGGATTATGCAAATCCTGATGCTAAAGTCAATGACAGTAATGTTGATGAAGCTAAAAGGATATTGGCTGAAGGCGGATGGAACGATACTAATGGTGATGGAATAGTTGAAAAAGATGGTGTAAAAGCATCATTTGATTTATACTACCCGCCAGATTATCTTGACAGACAATCTTTATCCACAGTATTCGCTGAACAAGCAAAAGAAATTGGAATTGAAGTTAATTTAGTAGGTGCTGACTGGGATACTATTTACCAAAACATGTACTGCTCAGCTGCATTAATGCAACAAACTTCTCCAGACCCATATAAATCCATCTACCAACAATACCACAGTAAAGAGGCAGACGGATTCTATATGAACCCTAACTTATATAACAATACTGATTCCGATAACTTAATGGATGAAGCAATGCATTCCAGTGATTTAAGTACTGCAAACGATTTATGGTCTCAATCCGCTTTAGTTAATGGCGGAGGTTGGGGTCCTGCTGGTGACGCTCCATTTGTATGGTTAGTCAATTATGACTACAACTACTTCATCAAAGATGGAATCGATATTGGTAATCAACCTGACGGTTTAGGAAACGATGTATTAATTAACATCTGTGATTGGACAAGAACCAACTCTACAGCTTAA
- a CDS encoding ABC transporter permease, whose amino-acid sequence MIKKKTDEKRQWFLYPANLRTKTLVIIIISALVIISVFVSGYFVRDIPTSFISANQMPSFEHLFGTDWMGRDMFQRTIAGLGLSLMVGFIASVVSTIISIILGLFSSFNRLADEIVAGIIDLFGSIPHILLIILVSIMFGGGVFGVVMGVGLTHWTPLARVLRSEVKEIKTKEYVHLAENLGRSKIWVATKHILPLVVSQIIVGVILMFPHAIMHEAAITFLGFGLPPHEPAIGVILSESMHYLSSGYWWLAFYPGMSLLIVVLLFDLIGENVEKLLNPETAQE is encoded by the coding sequence GTGATTAAAAAGAAAACTGATGAAAAAAGGCAATGGTTTTTATATCCTGCAAATCTTAGGACTAAAACTCTTGTGATAATTATTATTTCAGCTTTAGTTATTATTTCTGTATTTGTTTCAGGATACTTTGTCAGGGATATTCCTACAAGTTTCATTAGTGCAAATCAGATGCCTTCCTTTGAACATCTTTTCGGTACAGACTGGATGGGAAGAGACATGTTTCAAAGAACTATTGCAGGTCTCGGGTTAAGTTTGATGGTAGGATTCATTGCATCGGTGGTCAGTACAATTATTTCTATAATTTTAGGTTTATTTTCAAGTTTCAACAGACTTGCAGATGAAATTGTTGCTGGAATAATTGATTTATTCGGTTCCATTCCACATATTCTTTTAATTATTCTTGTTTCCATCATGTTCGGTGGTGGAGTGTTTGGTGTTGTAATGGGTGTTGGTTTAACTCATTGGACTCCTTTGGCAAGAGTTCTCAGGTCTGAAGTAAAAGAGATTAAAACTAAAGAATATGTCCATCTGGCTGAAAATCTTGGAAGATCTAAAATATGGGTTGCTACCAAACATATTTTGCCATTGGTGGTATCTCAGATTATTGTTGGTGTAATTTTAATGTTCCCTCATGCTATTATGCACGAAGCGGCTATTACATTTTTAGGATTCGGATTACCTCCTCATGAACCTGCAATTGGAGTTATCTTATCAGAGTCCATGCATTATCTGTCATCCGGATACTGGTGGCTAGCATTTTATCCTGGTATGTCATTACTGATTGTTGTATTATTATTTGACCTTATTGGGGAAAATGTGGAAAAATTACTTAATCCTGAAACTGCTCAAGAATAA
- a CDS encoding GNAT family N-acetyltransferase has protein sequence MNVVIREISDDINEIEDVKEFLYGQIMIEYGIGPTPKFHYDIDGMKEYYISPDCNCMFVAWDGDKIVATAGIRAYDKDYDLFKGVYSKDDTASIWRLMVDGNYRRHGIARRLVNVMEDFAKNAGYSKIYLHTHRYLDAALPFWKSLGYKITIEEDDYDETTHMVKELI, from the coding sequence ATGAATGTTGTTATTAGAGAAATTAGTGATGATATAAATGAAATAGAGGACGTTAAGGAATTCTTATATGGCCAAATTATGATTGAATATGGTATAGGTCCCACTCCAAAATTTCACTATGATATCGACGGTATGAAGGAATATTACATTTCACCTGACTGCAATTGCATGTTTGTTGCTTGGGATGGTGATAAGATTGTAGCTACAGCAGGAATCAGGGCATATGATAAGGATTATGACTTATTCAAGGGTGTTTATTCAAAAGATGATACTGCAAGTATTTGGAGACTTATGGTTGATGGAAACTACAGGCGACATGGTATTGCCCGCCGGCTTGTCAATGTAATGGAAGACTTTGCAAAAAATGCAGGTTATTCAAAAATTTACTTGCATACTCACAGGTATCTTGATGCAGCACTGCCTTTCTGGAAATCATTGGGTTATAAAATAACCATTGAAGAAGATGACTATGATGAAACCACTCACATGGTTAAGGAATTAATTTAG
- a CDS encoding 4Fe-4S double cluster binding domain-containing protein: protein MTISFELKNYLLKNGAIEVGYADIENFTPKKDLNTGIVFYITYPKEIIKNMKNAPTKEYVEELVSLNTRLDELGMKCEEYLINKGFNAYAQTKKRLGTDFGEFNSFELPHKTIATRAGLGWIGKSALFTTKKYGSALRLSSVLTDAPLKIGTPILKSQCGKCMECRNACPGGAISGKEWNYRLKRNEFYDDKKCEKYALKVSEENLGKADTVCGKCIYACPHTQRYIKKS from the coding sequence ATGACTATTTCTTTTGAACTAAAAAACTATTTGCTGAAAAACGGTGCAATAGAGGTAGGATATGCAGATATAGAAAATTTCACACCCAAAAAAGACTTAAATACAGGCATTGTTTTTTATATCACATACCCCAAGGAAATAATAAAAAATATGAAAAATGCACCCACAAAAGAATATGTAGAAGAATTAGTTAGTTTAAACACACGTTTAGATGAATTAGGTATGAAATGTGAAGAATATCTGATAAATAAAGGTTTTAATGCATATGCCCAAACAAAAAAAAGATTGGGAACTGATTTTGGTGAATTTAATTCCTTTGAGCTACCACATAAAACCATAGCCACACGTGCAGGTCTTGGCTGGATTGGAAAATCAGCACTATTTACAACAAAAAAATACGGATCCGCCTTAAGATTATCCTCTGTTTTAACTGATGCACCTTTAAAAATTGGAACTCCAATACTAAAATCCCAATGTGGAAAATGTATGGAATGTAGAAATGCATGTCCCGGAGGCGCCATAAGCGGGAAAGAATGGAACTACAGACTTAAACGTAACGAATTTTACGACGATAAAAAATGTGAAAAATATGCATTAAAAGTTTCAGAAGAAAATCTGGGAAAAGCAGATACGGTATGTGGAAAATGTATCTATGCATGTCCACATACACAAAGATATATTAAAAAATCATAA
- a CDS encoding ABC transporter permease → MNKNQILKFFGYKLIRFIILMIVVAIFSFILLDLSPINPVTTYLKGAAVSEGQRAILESYFGVNVPLPTKIYHWLLDLVQGNLGTSLIYRAPVIDIIFEKFMASIVLMAISWILSGVLGFVFGVVAGKNKGSLIDKAVKVYCYAIQSAPSFWVGMLILMVFSVYLGWFPIGFGVPIGVRSTDATFMEWATRLVLPTLTLSLVGLAPIAMYTRNELIQVLSSDYVLFAKSRGEKGWDLVKNHGIRNILLPAITLQFLSFSELFGGAVLVEQVFSYPGIGQTAVAAGLQSDVPLFLGIVIFSAIFVFVGNLLADLSYYLIDPRIKESEFSD, encoded by the coding sequence TTGAATAAAAATCAAATTTTAAAATTCTTTGGTTATAAATTAATAAGATTTATAATTTTGATGATTGTTGTTGCAATTTTCAGTTTTATTTTATTAGATTTATCCCCTATTAATCCTGTAACTACTTATCTGAAAGGAGCTGCTGTTTCTGAAGGTCAGAGAGCTATTTTGGAAAGTTATTTCGGTGTAAATGTTCCTTTACCAACAAAAATTTATCACTGGTTATTGGATTTGGTTCAAGGTAACCTGGGTACATCCTTAATTTATCGTGCTCCTGTTATTGACATTATTTTCGAGAAATTTATGGCTTCAATTGTATTGATGGCAATATCATGGATATTAAGTGGTGTATTAGGTTTTGTTTTCGGAGTGGTTGCTGGTAAAAATAAAGGATCTTTGATAGATAAAGCAGTAAAAGTTTATTGTTATGCAATTCAATCTGCTCCCTCCTTTTGGGTTGGAATGCTTATTTTAATGGTATTTTCAGTCTATTTAGGTTGGTTCCCAATTGGTTTTGGAGTCCCTATCGGTGTTAGAAGTACTGATGCTACATTTATGGAATGGGCAACAAGGCTTGTGCTTCCTACTTTAACATTAAGTTTGGTCGGTCTTGCACCTATTGCAATGTATACTCGTAACGAGTTAATCCAAGTTTTATCCTCTGATTATGTTTTATTTGCTAAATCAAGAGGAGAAAAAGGTTGGGATTTAGTCAAAAATCATGGAATAAGAAATATCCTGCTTCCTGCAATAACTCTACAATTCTTATCATTCAGTGAGTTATTTGGCGGTGCTGTTTTAGTGGAACAGGTATTTTCATATCCTGGAATCGGACAGACGGCTGTTGCCGCAGGACTTCAAAGTGATGTGCCGCTGTTTTTAGGAATTGTAATTTTCAGTGCAATATTTGTGTTTGTAGGTAATTTGCTTGCGGATCTCTCCTATTACCTGATTGACCCAAGAATTAAGGAGAGTGAGTTCAGTGATTAA
- a CDS encoding GNAT family N-acetyltransferase has product MNVIIKPLGNDSKQIRDVQEFLFKMIKKEFGYDYVPEWHEDIIKMEDYYINPERNNFFVAYFKSGEIIGTIGIRAYDKDFSEFGSLYSKDATSSIWRLFVDEEYRRCGLASKLFSIAENFANDADFEKIYLHTHKNLNGALEFWTKMGFVVVLDANDELETVHMDKTIRGLEINPSANDFRYAVKL; this is encoded by the coding sequence ATGAATGTTATAATTAAACCGTTAGGCAATGATTCAAAACAGATTAGGGATGTTCAAGAATTTTTGTTTAAAATGATTAAAAAAGAATTTGGGTATGATTATGTTCCTGAATGGCATGAAGATATTATAAAAATGGAGGATTATTACATTAATCCTGAACGTAATAATTTTTTCGTCGCTTATTTTAAATCTGGTGAAATTATTGGAACAATTGGCATTAGAGCTTATGACAAAGATTTTTCTGAATTTGGATCTCTGTATTCGAAAGATGCAACCTCCAGTATTTGGAGACTGTTTGTTGATGAGGAATATCGTCGTTGCGGTTTAGCTTCAAAATTATTCAGTATTGCAGAAAATTTTGCCAATGATGCCGATTTTGAAAAAATTTACTTGCATACTCATAAGAATTTAAATGGTGCTTTGGAATTCTGGACAAAGATGGGTTTTGTTGTTGTTCTGGATGCAAATGATGAGCTTGAAACAGTTCATATGGATAAAACTATTAGGGGATTAGAAATTAATCCTTCAGCGAATGATTTTCGCTATGCTGTAAAATTATGA
- a CDS encoding ABC transporter ATP-binding protein — protein sequence MEKLLDVENVSISFIQYTKGLNQQNLQVITDLTLDISEGEILAVLGSSGSGKSLLAHAIFGILPENAKLNGKIKFKGKELSQKDKEEIRGKDMVLVPQSVNFLDPLMKISDQAIGHTENDAERNEKKQKQRKIFEHYNLGPEVDEMYPFQLSGGMARRVLVSTALLSNPKLVVADEPTPGLDEKTVKETLNHFKHMKDDNIGVLLITHDIHAALEVADRIGIFYSGYVIEIAENKDFTGDGENLLHPYTKALYKALPANGFELTKGHQPLHGEIPNGCPYYDRCEMRFDRCKQERPQLIDLGNKKVRCFKYEEGD from the coding sequence ATGGAGAAATTACTAGATGTAGAAAACGTTTCAATTTCATTTATACAATACACAAAAGGTTTGAATCAGCAAAACCTGCAAGTTATCACCGATTTAACATTAGATATCTCCGAAGGTGAAATTTTAGCAGTTTTAGGCTCAAGTGGATCTGGAAAAAGCCTTCTTGCACATGCAATTTTCGGAATTCTTCCAGAAAATGCAAAACTAAACGGAAAGATAAAATTCAAAGGAAAAGAACTGTCTCAAAAAGACAAGGAAGAGATAAGAGGAAAAGATATGGTTCTTGTACCACAATCTGTTAACTTCCTTGACCCCTTAATGAAAATATCCGACCAGGCAATTGGCCATACAGAAAATGATGCGGAAAGAAATGAAAAGAAACAGAAACAAAGAAAAATATTTGAACATTACAATCTTGGACCAGAAGTAGATGAAATGTATCCTTTCCAACTATCAGGAGGAATGGCAAGAAGAGTATTGGTATCAACAGCATTACTATCCAATCCAAAACTTGTGGTAGCAGACGAACCAACCCCAGGTTTAGATGAAAAAACTGTGAAAGAGACTCTGAATCATTTTAAACATATGAAAGATGACAACATAGGCGTTTTATTAATCACACACGATATTCATGCGGCACTAGAAGTGGCGGATAGAATAGGAATATTCTACTCAGGATACGTAATAGAAATAGCAGAAAACAAAGACTTCACAGGAGATGGAGAAAACCTCCTACACCCATACACAAAAGCACTATACAAAGCACTGCCAGCAAACGGATTCGAACTAACTAAAGGACACCAACCACTACACGGAGAAATACCAAACGGATGCCCATACTACGACAGATGCGAAATGCGCTTTGACAGATGCAAACAGGAAAGACCACAACTAATCGACCTGGGAAACAAAAAAGTAAGATGCTTTAAATACGAAGAAGGTGATTAA